A stretch of Candidatus Manganitrophaceae bacterium DNA encodes these proteins:
- a CDS encoding ABC transporter permease subunit yields the protein MRNIWILAEKELKLYFISPIAYVLATVFLIITDYLFQSQVFAVSSISMQIMRSQGNLPQFNLHEALFQPIFFSMSIILLLIMPLLTMRLFAEEKKGRTSELLMTSPLTITEIVLGKFLAAWVVYALLLLLTMHLPVMMTSFTHVAWKPLAASYLGLLLMGGVFLSMGLFASSLTENQIVAAVISFGILIGFWLIGLTAQTAADSPVGELFSYLSLIEHLANFVKGLINTRDLTYFISLTVLGLFLTHRVVESQRWK from the coding sequence ATGAGAAATATTTGGATCCTCGCCGAAAAGGAGCTGAAGCTCTATTTCATCTCGCCGATCGCCTATGTGTTGGCGACGGTTTTTCTGATTATTACCGACTACCTCTTCCAGAGCCAGGTCTTCGCCGTTTCGAGCATCTCGATGCAGATCATGCGCTCGCAGGGAAATCTCCCGCAATTCAATCTTCATGAGGCGCTCTTTCAGCCGATCTTCTTCAGCATGAGCATTATTCTGTTGTTGATCATGCCGTTGCTGACGATGCGGCTTTTCGCGGAGGAGAAGAAGGGGCGGACCTCGGAGCTGTTGATGACCTCGCCGCTGACGATCACCGAGATCGTCCTCGGGAAATTTTTAGCCGCCTGGGTGGTTTATGCGCTGCTGTTGCTCTTAACGATGCACCTGCCGGTGATGATGACCAGCTTTACCCATGTCGCCTGGAAGCCGCTCGCCGCGAGCTACCTGGGGCTGTTGTTAATGGGAGGGGTTTTTCTCTCGATGGGGCTCTTTGCCTCCTCATTGACGGAGAATCAGATCGTCGCTGCCGTGATTTCATTTGGGATTTTGATCGGCTTCTGGTTAATCGGCCTGACCGCGCAGACGGCGGCCGACTCCCCGGTCGGAGAGCTGTTCAGCTATCTCTCCCTGATCGAACACCTTGCCAACTTCGTAAAAGGGTTGATCAACACGCGCGACCTGACCTATTTTATCTCCCTGACGGTCTTGGGGCTGTTCCTCACCCATCGTGTGGTCGAATCGCAGCGATGGAAGTGA
- a CDS encoding MerR family DNA-binding protein has translation MEPFTIGKLARLSGVGVETVRFYERRGLIKQPAVKEGFRKYSEADAQRIRFIKRAQDLGFTLKEIKVLLELNADPRSTCADIKDQTEAKMKEVEEKIRDLKKMKKSLERLSVACGEGKKAIAHCEILNCFEPGWKCE, from the coding sequence ATGGAGCCGTTCACGATCGGAAAATTAGCTCGGTTATCGGGTGTCGGCGTCGAGACGGTCCGCTTCTATGAACGACGGGGACTCATCAAGCAACCTGCCGTTAAAGAGGGATTTAGAAAATACTCCGAGGCGGATGCGCAGCGGATCCGCTTCATCAAGCGGGCGCAAGATCTCGGATTTACGCTCAAGGAGATTAAAGTCCTTCTCGAATTGAACGCCGATCCACGATCGACGTGTGCGGATATAAAAGATCAAACCGAGGCCAAGATGAAGGAGGTGGAGGAGAAGATCCGCGACCTGAAGAAAATGAAAAAGTCTCTTGAGCGCCTTTCCGTCGCCTGTGGTGAAGGGAAGAAGGCGATCGCTCATTGCGAGATTTTGAACTGCTTTGAGCCGGGCTGGAAGTGCGAATAA
- a CDS encoding ATP-binding cassette domain-containing protein, giving the protein MIEVMHLGKRYGEVVAIDDVSFSVPKGEILAFLGPNGAGKTTTMRILTCFMPATSGTARVAGFDIFESPMEVKRRIGYLPENPPVYPELTVSEYLRFVAKIKGVPTVRVKAALASALEKCNIGDVANRLIGNLSRGYRQRVGLAQAMIHNPDVLILDEPTVGLDPKQIIEIRELIKNLGGEHTIVLSTHILPEATAVCQKVVIINRGRIVAVDSQERLSAQVRKSEKISVRVRRGESVNPEQILSIAGVHHLLPQPASDGEGAFIVEVELGRDVREELARRVVESGWGLLEMKPLTVSLEEVFLQLTTEEKGVEAVAAPAPTEGVVL; this is encoded by the coding sequence ATGATCGAGGTCATGCATTTAGGGAAGCGATACGGAGAGGTTGTTGCAATCGATGACGTCAGCTTCAGCGTCCCCAAAGGGGAGATCCTCGCTTTTTTGGGGCCGAACGGCGCCGGGAAGACGACGACCATGCGGATTCTCACCTGTTTTATGCCGGCGACGAGCGGAACGGCCCGGGTGGCCGGTTTTGATATTTTCGAGTCGCCGATGGAGGTGAAGCGGCGGATCGGCTACCTTCCGGAAAATCCGCCGGTCTATCCGGAGCTGACGGTATCGGAATATCTGCGCTTTGTTGCAAAAATAAAAGGGGTGCCGACCGTCCGGGTGAAAGCGGCGCTGGCGTCGGCGCTGGAGAAGTGCAACATCGGCGATGTGGCGAATCGGCTGATCGGGAACCTCTCCCGCGGCTACCGGCAGCGGGTCGGCCTGGCGCAGGCGATGATCCACAACCCGGACGTCTTGATTCTCGATGAGCCGACCGTCGGACTCGATCCGAAGCAGATCATCGAAATACGCGAGCTGATCAAGAACCTCGGCGGCGAGCATACGATTGTTCTCTCCACCCACATCCTCCCCGAAGCGACCGCCGTTTGCCAGAAGGTGGTCATCATCAACCGCGGACGGATCGTCGCCGTCGACTCCCAAGAGCGCCTTTCGGCGCAGGTGCGCAAGTCGGAGAAGATCTCGGTGCGGGTTCGCCGCGGCGAGTCGGTCAATCCGGAGCAGATTTTGTCGATCGCCGGGGTTCATCATCTTCTTCCGCAGCCGGCGAGCGACGGTGAGGGGGCGTTTATCGTGGAGGTGGAGCTCGGCCGCGATGTCCGCGAGGAGCTGGCGCGGCGGGTGGTGGAGAGCGGATGGGGCCTGCTTGAAATGAAGCCGTTGACCGTCAGCCTCGAAGAGGTCTTCCTCCAGTTGACGACCGAAGAGAAGGGGGTCGAAGCAGTGGCCGCACCGGCGCCGACGGAAGGGGTGGTTCTATGA
- a CDS encoding aquaporin has protein sequence MLQLGRKALAELIGTFALVFAGCGSLMVIERMPGALLPSAVPVVFGLVVACMIYAVGHISGAHFNPAVTLAFSVARHFPIAEVPAYWLAQIVGAVLASSLLDALLPVGALYGATVPRLGTLPSLGMEWVLSFFLMFVIIAVATDSRSEGTMAGVAIGGIVTVCAYVGGPLTGASMNPARSLAPALFEHRLDVLWIYIVGPAVGTTAAALTYEWVRCYPESKNAKGCC, from the coding sequence CTGTTGCAGCTAGGTCGGAAAGCGCTCGCCGAATTGATCGGAACGTTTGCCTTGGTCTTCGCCGGCTGCGGGAGTCTGATGGTGATTGAGCGAATGCCGGGCGCGCTTCTCCCTTCCGCGGTTCCGGTCGTCTTCGGGCTGGTCGTCGCCTGCATGATCTACGCGGTCGGCCATATCAGCGGGGCCCATTTTAATCCGGCGGTCACCCTCGCTTTCTCGGTCGCAAGGCATTTTCCGATCGCCGAGGTGCCGGCCTACTGGTTGGCGCAGATCGTCGGAGCGGTTCTCGCCTCTTCCCTGCTGGACGCACTCCTGCCGGTTGGAGCCCTTTATGGCGCGACCGTGCCCCGGCTCGGGACGCTTCCGTCATTGGGGATGGAGTGGGTCCTCTCTTTTTTTCTGATGTTCGTCATCATCGCGGTGGCGACCGATTCTCGATCGGAGGGAACGATGGCGGGTGTTGCGATCGGAGGCATCGTCACAGTGTGCGCCTATGTGGGCGGGCCGCTGACCGGCGCCTCGATGAATCCCGCCCGGTCGCTGGCTCCCGCTCTATTCGAGCATCGATTGGACGTGCTCTGGATTTATATCGTCGGGCCGGCGGTTGGAACCACCGCCGCAGCACTGACCTATGAGTGGGTGCGCTGCTATCCCGAATCTAAAAATGCGAAGGGGTGTTGCTGA
- a CDS encoding PAS domain-containing protein: MLRFQDRSIKSKLMLLTLLTSSIVLILAGAASITYHLVKVRENLTYNLSTLAAVLGTNSTAALTFNDPKAGEETLSALAAYPHVIAAAIYTKDSQLFSTYVADPVTEFKPPPLEADGARFDRNSLTLFRSIFLGNEKIGTVYIQSDLTDVYSALKQSIAVTTLLIVAASLVALLLASRFQRVISQPIFHLVRTAKAISEERDYTIRATKQGQDELGLLVQGFNEMLDEIQSRDAALRASELRFRTLTSHAPVGIFQTDTQGHCLFVNERWCEMAGMRPEEAQGTGWARALHPEDRERVFREWYDAAKEGKEFASEYRFQTPYGKVTWIYGGAIPLRNETGAPVGYIGTLTDITERKEGEEKLKESENRFRQLAENIHQVFWMSDPHKSEMLYISPAYEKIWGRSCESLYQEPKSFVEAVHPEDREGVIANLERQARGEGSDIVYRVIRPDRSVRWIRDRSFPIKNKAGEVYRTAGIAEDITQQREAEEELKKKTIQALEANRIKSEFVSNVSHELRTPLNAIIGYNELLLDDIYGTPPESYKEPLQGIQRNAHDLLNLVNDVLDLSRIESGKMTVRLGPIDLPLLMEGILSGMQPLFEKKSLFVQFNKPAVFPTIQSDPEKIKQVVVNFLSNAVKFSKQGGIVLSTKDLPEKNGVEFSIQDTGIGIKPENLSKIFEAFHQVDASATREFGGVGLGLAIVKELVQLLQGEIRVESEYEKGSTFTVFLPYRFERRKESVG; this comes from the coding sequence ATGCTGCGCTTTCAAGATCGATCGATCAAATCGAAGCTGATGTTGCTGACGTTGTTGACCAGCAGCATCGTATTGATCTTGGCCGGCGCCGCGTCGATCACCTACCATCTCGTCAAAGTCCGTGAAAACCTCACCTACAATCTCTCCACCCTGGCCGCGGTCCTCGGCACCAACAGCACCGCCGCGCTGACATTTAACGATCCCAAAGCGGGAGAAGAGACCTTATCAGCATTGGCGGCCTACCCCCACGTGATCGCGGCGGCCATTTATACGAAAGACAGTCAGCTCTTTTCGACCTATGTGGCGGATCCGGTCACCGAGTTTAAACCACCTCCGCTCGAAGCGGACGGCGCCCGCTTTGATCGAAACTCACTCACCCTCTTTCGCTCCATTTTTCTCGGCAATGAAAAAATCGGCACCGTCTACATCCAGTCGGACCTGACCGATGTCTACTCGGCGCTGAAGCAATCGATCGCCGTCACCACCCTCCTCATTGTCGCCGCCTCCCTGGTGGCGCTCCTCCTCGCCTCTCGCTTTCAACGGGTGATCTCCCAGCCGATTTTTCATCTGGTCCGGACGGCGAAAGCGATTTCGGAGGAGAGAGACTATACCATTCGCGCAACAAAGCAGGGCCAAGACGAGCTGGGCCTCCTGGTGCAGGGGTTCAACGAGATGCTCGATGAGATCCAAAGCCGCGATGCGGCGCTGCGGGCAAGCGAGCTGCGGTTTCGGACCCTGACGAGCCATGCGCCGGTCGGCATTTTTCAGACCGATACGCAGGGCCACTGCCTCTTCGTCAACGAGCGCTGGTGCGAGATGGCGGGGATGAGGCCGGAGGAAGCTCAAGGAACCGGCTGGGCCCGCGCCCTCCACCCGGAGGATCGGGAGCGGGTCTTTCGTGAATGGTACGATGCGGCAAAAGAAGGAAAAGAGTTTGCCTCCGAATACCGCTTCCAGACCCCTTACGGTAAAGTGACCTGGATCTATGGCGGAGCGATTCCCCTGCGGAATGAGACCGGAGCGCCGGTCGGGTACATCGGCACCCTCACCGATATCACCGAACGAAAAGAGGGGGAAGAAAAATTAAAAGAGTCGGAAAATCGGTTTCGTCAGCTCGCCGAAAATATCCATCAGGTCTTTTGGATGTCCGATCCACACAAATCAGAAATGCTCTACATCAGTCCCGCTTATGAAAAAATCTGGGGCCGGAGTTGCGAGAGCCTCTATCAGGAGCCGAAATCGTTTGTCGAAGCGGTCCACCCTGAAGACCGGGAGGGGGTGATCGCTAATTTGGAAAGGCAGGCTCGGGGAGAAGGGAGCGATATCGTCTATCGCGTCATCCGTCCGGACCGGTCGGTTCGCTGGATTCGAGACCGCAGTTTTCCGATTAAAAACAAAGCGGGCGAGGTCTACCGGACCGCCGGGATCGCGGAAGATATCACCCAGCAGCGGGAAGCGGAAGAAGAGCTGAAGAAAAAAACGATCCAGGCGCTCGAGGCGAATCGGATCAAATCGGAGTTCGTTTCAAACGTCTCCCACGAGCTTCGCACCCCGCTGAATGCCATTATCGGATATAACGAGCTGCTGCTGGATGACATCTACGGCACGCCCCCCGAAAGCTATAAAGAGCCGCTGCAGGGGATCCAGAGAAACGCCCATGACCTTTTAAATCTGGTCAATGATGTCCTCGACCTCTCCCGGATCGAATCGGGAAAGATGACCGTCCGCCTCGGCCCCATCGACCTTCCGCTGCTGATGGAGGGGATCTTGTCCGGCATGCAACCGCTGTTCGAGAAAAAATCGCTTTTTGTGCAATTTAACAAGCCTGCGGTCTTTCCAACCATCCAATCCGACCCTGAAAAAATAAAACAGGTGGTCGTGAACTTCCTATCGAACGCGGTCAAGTTTTCCAAGCAAGGCGGGATCGTCCTTTCAACAAAGGATCTGCCGGAGAAGAACGGGGTCGAATTTTCAATTCAAGACACCGGCATCGGGATCAAGCCGGAAAACCTTTCCAAAATCTTCGAGGCATTTCATCAAGTCGATGCCAGCGCCACCCGGGAATTCGGGGGGGTCGGGCTCGGTCTGGCAATCGTGAAAGAACTGGTGCAGCTGCTCCAAGGAGAGATCCGGGTCGAGAGTGAATACGAAAAGGGATCGACCTTTACCGTCTTTCTGCCGTATCGATTTGAACGACGCAAAGAGAGCGTCGGATAA
- the msrA gene encoding peptide-methionine (S)-S-oxide reductase MsrA, producing MATNQGDTPGRENATLGGGCFWCLEAVFADLKGVEKVVSGYTGGAIDHPTYRQVCSGTTGHAEVVQVTFDPKTISFRELLEIYFTIHDPTTLNRQGADEGTQYRSAVFYETPEQKATAEQVIKELTAKGIWSAPIVTEVTPLEKLYPAEEYHQEYYKNNADQPYCRVVIEPKVAKVRKQYLEKLKK from the coding sequence ATGGCTACGAATCAGGGCGATACACCCGGAAGAGAAAACGCCACCCTCGGCGGCGGCTGCTTCTGGTGTCTTGAAGCGGTTTTTGCCGATTTGAAGGGGGTCGAAAAAGTGGTGTCGGGTTACACCGGCGGAGCGATCGACCACCCGACCTATCGCCAGGTCTGCAGCGGCACGACGGGACATGCCGAGGTGGTTCAGGTGACGTTCGATCCGAAGACGATCTCTTTCCGTGAGCTCCTCGAGATCTACTTTACGATCCACGACCCGACGACGTTAAACCGCCAGGGGGCCGATGAGGGGACGCAGTACCGCTCCGCCGTTTTTTATGAGACCCCCGAGCAAAAAGCGACGGCCGAGCAGGTGATCAAAGAACTCACCGCGAAGGGGATTTGGAGCGCGCCGATCGTCACCGAGGTGACGCCGCTTGAGAAACTCTACCCTGCGGAAGAGTATCACCAAGAGTATTACAAGAACAACGCCGACCAGCCCTACTGCCGGGTGGTGATCGAGCCGAAGGTGGCGAAGGTCCGCAAACAGTATCTGGAGAAGCTGAAAAAATAG
- a CDS encoding VOC family protein, with the protein MRIHLSINVKNVPDSVLFYEKVFGMKPQKQTSSYAKFDLNDPPLNFSMQSGEGAISRVSHFGIEVSSPDDVMKWQKELTEKGLVRLVESDTKCCFARQDKVWFTDPDGNEWEVFYVHEQLPVTEKMEQAACCS; encoded by the coding sequence ATGCGTATTCATCTGTCCATAAACGTTAAGAATGTCCCGGATTCGGTCCTTTTTTATGAGAAGGTCTTTGGTATGAAGCCGCAAAAACAGACGTCAAGCTATGCGAAGTTTGATTTGAATGATCCGCCGCTGAATTTTTCCATGCAGTCGGGAGAAGGGGCGATCAGCCGGGTTTCTCATTTTGGGATTGAGGTAAGTTCGCCCGATGACGTGATGAAATGGCAGAAAGAGCTCACTGAAAAAGGGTTAGTGAGGCTCGTCGAGAGCGACACGAAGTGTTGTTTCGCCCGCCAGGACAAGGTTTGGTTTACCGATCCCGACGGCAACGAATGGGAGGTCTTTTATGTCCATGAGCAACTTCCCGTCACCGAGAAAATGGAGCAGGCCGCCTGTTGCAGCTAG
- a CDS encoding arsenate reductase ArsC, whose amino-acid sequence MKILFLCVGNSARSQMAEGLAKEIFRVRAEIRSAGSQPGEKVQPDAIEVMKEVGIDLSAHRPKSIDALPPAFLAALDYVITLCAEEICPVVPSQKAQRLHWPIPDPVSIGETEEAARQAFRTARDRIKERLMAFAKNADG is encoded by the coding sequence ATGAAGATCCTCTTTCTCTGCGTCGGTAACTCGGCGCGGAGTCAGATGGCGGAAGGGCTCGCGAAAGAAATCTTTAGAGTGCGGGCCGAGATTCGGAGCGCCGGCTCGCAGCCGGGTGAAAAGGTTCAACCCGATGCGATCGAGGTCATGAAGGAGGTTGGGATCGACCTTTCTGCGCATCGTCCGAAGTCAATCGATGCGCTTCCGCCGGCCTTCCTCGCTGCGCTTGATTATGTCATCACCCTCTGTGCCGAAGAGATCTGTCCGGTCGTTCCGTCTCAGAAGGCCCAACGGCTTCATTGGCCGATTCCGGACCCGGTTTCCATCGGAGAGACGGAAGAAGCAGCACGACAGGCCTTTCGGACGGCCCGCGACCGGATTAAGGAGCGGTTGATGGCCTTTGCAAAAAACGCCGATGGGTGA
- a CDS encoding GldG family protein: protein MRLKQTFSILSGVAGVGCGLAGLFHYLIWGAPLWVTTALEGTALLLLTLFLVTHFEMVKDISTRRSTKFGVNSFLMIAIFIAILSIINFILARHPLRYDLSGSGAFSISPQTVSVLKNLKNEVKVIGFFPERSNVKGQAKDLFENYRYETDKIKFEIVDPDKKPTVAKQYGITEYDTIVLESGGQKATLRTVSEQEVTGALIRISRASKKSFYFVEGHGEHSLDDLERNGFSFLKDSLEKEGFAVKKLLLLSEKKVPDDAAVVVIGGPQRPFIEEEKKALDEYLARGGRLFALVDPLVKTDLEPLLAKWGVKLENDLILDPGSSLSAVVPIVNPGSYPPHPVTDRFNLGTFFPLSRSVNFDPATEGTLRFEPLLKSAPGTWLTKRVEGDLNIDPSRDKPGPIIFGGVIRYKDEPAPAAAEAGKPDPKKMRLVVIGDADFATNGVVRSAGNGDLFQNVVSWLAEEGDLVSIRSQEAQNGTLLLSNQQHRFNFYSSVLIVPLVIFSIGLTVWRRRRRL, encoded by the coding sequence ATGCGTTTGAAACAGACGTTCAGCATTCTTTCCGGTGTGGCGGGGGTGGGTTGCGGACTGGCCGGTCTCTTTCATTATCTGATCTGGGGAGCACCGCTCTGGGTAACCACGGCGCTCGAGGGGACGGCGCTGCTTCTCCTTACCCTCTTTTTGGTCACCCACTTCGAAATGGTGAAAGACATCTCAACCCGTCGGTCGACCAAATTCGGGGTGAACAGTTTTCTCATGATTGCGATCTTCATCGCCATCCTGTCTATTATCAACTTTATCCTGGCGCGGCATCCGCTCCGGTACGACCTCTCCGGAAGCGGCGCCTTCTCCATCTCCCCTCAGACGGTCAGCGTCCTCAAGAACCTCAAGAATGAGGTGAAGGTAATCGGCTTTTTCCCGGAGCGGAGCAATGTCAAGGGGCAGGCGAAAGACCTCTTTGAAAATTACCGGTATGAGACCGACAAGATCAAATTTGAGATCGTCGATCCCGACAAGAAGCCGACGGTCGCCAAGCAGTATGGGATTACCGAATACGACACGATCGTCCTGGAGTCGGGGGGGCAGAAGGCGACGCTCCGGACCGTCTCCGAGCAGGAGGTGACGGGGGCGCTCATTCGGATCAGCCGCGCGTCGAAGAAGAGCTTCTATTTCGTCGAAGGGCACGGCGAGCACAGCCTCGACGATTTGGAGCGGAACGGCTTTTCTTTCTTGAAAGATTCGTTGGAGAAAGAGGGCTTCGCCGTCAAAAAACTCCTCCTGCTCTCCGAGAAGAAGGTTCCGGACGATGCCGCGGTCGTCGTGATCGGCGGGCCGCAGCGTCCGTTCATCGAAGAGGAGAAGAAAGCGCTCGATGAGTATCTCGCGCGCGGCGGCCGGCTCTTTGCCCTGGTCGACCCGCTGGTGAAAACCGATCTGGAGCCGCTCCTTGCCAAGTGGGGGGTGAAGCTGGAGAATGACCTGATCCTCGATCCCGGATCGAGCTTGAGCGCGGTCGTTCCGATCGTCAACCCCGGCAGCTATCCGCCGCACCCGGTGACCGACCGATTTAACCTCGGCACCTTTTTCCCCCTCTCCCGCTCGGTCAATTTCGATCCCGCTACAGAGGGGACCCTCCGCTTTGAGCCGCTCTTGAAATCGGCGCCGGGAACCTGGCTGACGAAAAGGGTCGAGGGGGATCTGAACATCGATCCGAGCCGCGACAAGCCGGGCCCGATCATCTTCGGGGGGGTGATCCGCTATAAAGACGAGCCGGCCCCCGCCGCCGCGGAGGCCGGAAAGCCCGATCCGAAGAAGATGCGGCTCGTCGTCATCGGAGATGCCGACTTCGCCACCAACGGCGTCGTCCGATCGGCCGGCAACGGCGATCTGTTTCAGAACGTCGTCAGCTGGCTCGCGGAGGAGGGGGACCTCGTCTCCATCCGCTCGCAAGAGGCGCAGAACGGCACCCTGCTGCTGAGCAACCAGCAGCATCGGTTTAATTTCTACAGCTCCGTATTAATCGTTCCTTTGGTGATTTTTTCGATCGGCCTGACGGTGTGGCGGAGGAGGCGCCGGCTGTGA
- a CDS encoding YfiR family protein codes for MARAFFLFIFIGTLLFSFRAESVSLSEYQVKAAFLYNFAKFVEWPAEALPEGQPFVIGILGQDPFGSLIDEAVAGKTVHDRPIAVKRYPKVEEVAGANILFISDSEGPNVSHILKRLDRAPILTVSDLGRFADEGGMVQLLVDQNRVRFAINVAAVEQAGLKPSSQLLKLARIVGNPT; via the coding sequence TTGGCGAGGGCTTTTTTCTTATTCATCTTTATCGGAACGCTTCTTTTCTCGTTTCGGGCCGAATCGGTCTCTCTCTCCGAGTATCAGGTGAAGGCCGCTTTTCTCTACAATTTTGCCAAATTCGTCGAGTGGCCAGCGGAGGCCCTTCCGGAAGGCCAGCCCTTCGTGATCGGAATCTTGGGACAGGATCCCTTCGGAAGTTTGATTGATGAGGCGGTGGCGGGGAAGACGGTCCACGATCGACCCATTGCAGTGAAGCGATACCCAAAAGTCGAGGAGGTCGCCGGCGCGAATATCCTCTTCATCAGCGATTCGGAAGGTCCGAATGTCTCCCACATTTTAAAGCGGCTTGACCGTGCGCCGATCCTGACCGTCAGCGATCTGGGGCGGTTTGCCGATGAGGGGGGAATGGTCCAATTGTTGGTTGATCAGAACCGGGTCCGCTTTGCAATCAATGTGGCTGCGGTCGAACAGGCCGGCTTAAAGCCAAGCTCTCAGCTGTTGAAGCTTGCCCGGATCGTCGGCAATCCGACGTAG
- a CDS encoding DUF4340 domain-containing protein has product MRFKATIVLSLLLLILGGYLYYIEIPSDRKKQEAEIQQKRLYSFTPASITNLTIKNANGETIEFLHDPDHPEDPWRITRPVETIANDAAASMLASQLERLEAGRVVEEKPEALKEFGLDPPVYSVIVTLNRVDTEILEVGSENLTGSEVYVRKGAGTPVYLVPAAIKKSLNKDLRGWRQQEVLHFASTDVKRVQIESPRQQIEIAREGEGWQIKKPIQTKADPTEVSNLLGSLSSLRGEEFIDDRKAERMKAFGPPILKVRLGVAEVEREARFYRLSSEPETVYAVTTPFAPIYKFSAQTLKAIEEPAATYRDKRVVDLSGPVSVEQISIRKKGGALLLEKKEGSWSIQGTPAKKVSDPEKVNGLLSELADLRVARFIDAPPPTAAKVGLTDPEWSIQLKGKEGKLLGEVALGRAEGSALYAQSYNQPGPFLVNKEDTERLRQAAESIKAAEAAPPPPAAAPAPKQEKNQPPG; this is encoded by the coding sequence GTGAGGTTTAAGGCCACCATCGTCCTCTCTCTCCTCCTTCTGATCCTGGGCGGCTATCTCTACTACATCGAGATCCCCAGCGACCGGAAAAAACAGGAGGCGGAGATCCAACAAAAGCGCCTCTATTCTTTTACCCCGGCGTCCATCACCAACCTGACCATTAAGAATGCCAACGGCGAGACGATCGAGTTTCTTCATGACCCCGACCATCCCGAAGATCCATGGCGTATCACCCGTCCGGTCGAAACGATCGCAAACGATGCCGCCGCCTCGATGCTCGCCTCGCAGCTCGAACGGCTCGAAGCCGGCCGGGTGGTCGAGGAAAAGCCGGAGGCGCTGAAGGAGTTCGGCCTCGACCCCCCGGTTTACTCCGTCATCGTCACGTTGAACCGGGTCGACACCGAGATCCTCGAGGTCGGAAGCGAGAACCTCACCGGGAGCGAAGTCTACGTCCGAAAGGGAGCGGGCACCCCGGTCTATCTGGTCCCCGCCGCGATTAAGAAGTCGCTGAACAAAGATCTCCGGGGCTGGCGGCAGCAGGAGGTCCTCCACTTCGCCTCAACCGACGTAAAGCGGGTGCAGATTGAATCGCCCCGCCAGCAGATCGAAATCGCCCGAGAAGGGGAGGGCTGGCAGATCAAGAAGCCGATCCAGACCAAGGCCGATCCGACCGAGGTCTCGAATCTCCTCGGCAGCCTCTCCAGTCTTCGCGGTGAGGAGTTCATCGATGATCGAAAAGCGGAACGGATGAAAGCATTCGGCCCGCCGATCTTGAAGGTTCGACTTGGGGTCGCCGAGGTGGAGCGGGAGGCCCGCTTTTACAGACTTTCCTCCGAGCCTGAGACGGTTTATGCGGTGACGACCCCGTTTGCTCCGATCTACAAGTTTTCTGCGCAAACCTTAAAGGCGATCGAGGAGCCGGCGGCGACCTACCGGGACAAACGGGTCGTCGATCTCTCCGGCCCGGTGTCGGTCGAGCAGATCTCTATCCGGAAAAAAGGCGGGGCATTGCTGCTGGAGAAAAAAGAGGGGAGCTGGTCGATCCAAGGGACCCCGGCGAAGAAGGTGTCCGATCCGGAGAAGGTCAATGGACTCCTCTCCGAGCTGGCCGACCTTCGGGTCGCCCGTTTTATCGACGCGCCGCCGCCGACCGCGGCGAAGGTCGGTTTAACCGATCCGGAATGGTCAATTCAGCTCAAGGGGAAAGAAGGAAAGCTGTTGGGCGAGGTTGCCCTCGGCCGCGCCGAGGGAAGCGCGCTGTACGCTCAGAGCTATAACCAGCCGGGTCCGTTCTTGGTCAACAAAGAAGACACCGAGCGGCTTCGGCAGGCGGCCGAATCGATCAAAGCCGCCGAAGCGGCGCCCCCGCCACCTGCCGCCGCACCCGCGCCGAAACAGGAAAAAAATCAGCCGCCCGGCTGA